agacacaattcccgtgtcgaaacgtcgggtgaataataaactcgttgtgaaaagtgtaagaaggagtagccgttcaataaatagcATTTAGCCTTTGTataagagaaaggcaaaaatacgctagaactaAGCTACTTCGGTTCTCCGTAAAACAGGAGGGATCAAGTCCCATCTTCCCTCATGGGAGCCTTGGAAGATGGTTatgaaagttgtcattttgtcaCAAGACACAATAAACATCATGTAAGAGAGAGTTCATTGTACAAAGAGTACTTTgctaaataagaaaaaaaagaaacattttgtttcaatcCGGGCGAGTATTACATTTCATTAGTTTTTGGTTacataaacaatattgtttcaacGGAAATATTCATTCTACGCTCCGAAAAAGTTCATGCTGTGCTCCGAGAAACGGGAAACTTTTTCTAGAAAACCAATAATATTTGAATTAGTAGTTAGATATCCATTTCAGAATATTCAATCTGTGAATTTGAGTCTGTAGTCATAAAATCCGAACTTCTTGCGAGCTCGATAAAATCTGGATGTCGTTTGTTTTCTACGATATCAACAAGACATTTCTTCCGCATCAACTTCTACCCCTGAAGCTTGCATCTAAAGTTCAACGGTTCCACCGTCCTGCCATAGACCGTTCCATAGTAATTGATCAGATCCAAAACTTTCATGCTTGCGTCATCGACAGTTCCCAGCACTTCACAGTTGGCCAAACGATCGAATTTCTTCAGCGTTATCATAAAGGCCGGTTGATCGTTGATGGCCGCTCGCAGTAACGATCCTCTGGGGACATGCTTCAGTAGCTGTTTCCGAAGCACCTGTTCCGAATCCGGCACATCAAAGTGTCCCCGAATGACAATATATTGACCCTGGTAGACTCGATAGATGCTTCCGTTGATGCAGTTGATTCGATTGCGTCGCAGCTGATCGATGATTGCGCTCTGCGTGGTGACAATCCTGATTTGGCCCAGTTTTCGATCTTTTCTCTCGAAGAATTCCATGATGATGCTtggaacattaaaaaaaatatattttcaagcaTGTAAAGTTGAGTTTTTAAAATTACCATGGGCAGCCCGAAGATCTTGATTCTGATTGCTTAGTTTGgtgtttctccaaaaatttagTGCAAATATTTCTATATTGAATCATAGTTTGATAGAACTTCTCTTGTTCAGCCGCATTTATTTCTGGGTGCTATTGAAACGGAAACAAGATAGAACAAGAACTAATCAGTGTTGGGAAGAATTGTTGAATCGGAGCGCCGAATTTTTAAATTCGTATAATCACCTAAAAATGGAAACAAAATAGGCTCGATGGTCGAGTTTTGAGAATGATTTTCCCAACAGTGACAGTAATACTTATGGATTATTAGTCTCCAGAGGAACTAAACGCGAAACGAGTATATTCAATGTTTTCTTAAATACTACTTGATTATAGTCCCACTGGGGTATTTGTTCTTATTTTTTGGCTTTTTTTGTCTGAGATATTCGAATGGGTTTAAATCTGAATTGTTCATTCAATTAACTGGACTAATTGTCGGTCAATGCAGTTAAAACGATGAATTAAGCTGATGTCTGTCTGTCATTGCGGAATGTCAGCCAACTGATGGCTATTAAAAGTGTGTAGTTTAAATGTTGATTAGAGCTAAGCGACATGCTTACCACGTCCAGTATCCTTCCGAGCATCTCCAAGTTTTCGTGCTGCACTTTCCGAGATGCCGCCTTACGTGACTCGAGATTCAACGGTTTTGGCGGTTTGTAGTCATAATGAAGTCCAAGGAAACCCTACAGTGAATAAAAATGATTTGATTACAAAATCGATTTCAGTTAACGATCTTAATGTACAAACTTCTGTTCGGTTTATTTTGTTGATGCGTTTCAGTAATTGTTTGTTTTCTTTAGCAATTTCCCGTTGTCTTCGAATGTCATTCACAAGCTTCGTGGAATGGAGGATGTTATCAACGAATAAAATTGGCGCTCCGATGTCCACTTCCGGTTTAATCCCGCATTTAGCCATTACGAATCCTACTGTAGGGGGAGCCTAAAAATGATGTACTTTCCAATTATTTGATGGCAAATAAGTAAATGGAAATATCCTAGATGGAAATTAGGTTGCTGAGATTACAAGACTGTCTTTGGCCGAATCTTGCGAGCTGTACCCACGGCATTCTGTACATCGTGAGCTGTACCTATGCCGTGGTTGAGCTGGTTTCAACTTCGGCACAATTTGTTGACCTTAGAACCTGCTTAGAACCAATAATGTGGGTGGATAAATATGAATGGCAAGTGAATCACATGTACGCTTGAAAGAAATGAAACGCCATCCCGCGTTAAATACACCGTCAACGGCATACGCTCACGAATTAATTCAGTGTTTTCGagttttttttcctgaatttcGTACGGACTAGTGAACACGGGAGTAAAAAATATACGAACAGTGAAAGTGTGACGAAACTCGGTAGTAAAACATTAAATGCGACGGCGGAGTGTTTTGTTTTGGAAGACTTGTACGCTGGAAGTGTTATGTATGAACTAATCTCGTTAGTGCAGAGGAGGCGCATGGTACGCGAAGAAGATACTTGTGCGGTGGTAGAAGAACGAATCTTTTTCGTTAGTGCGGATGCAGCGCTCGGTACACGTAGGGAATAGACTTTTATGAAAAACCGAACTTTCCGTCAGTGAAAAGGGTCTTCCGCAGTATAGAGTACACCGTTAGTCCATCTCGTCTAGTAACAGTGCCGGTCCTCACTGCGCGAGTTAAGTTTTTAAGAACAGGGAgttctttttaaaaaagctACTTGACTAACCTACAGCTAACACAAGACTTATTTATTAAActtattcgataataaattacagcTCACACTCAGAGTGCTACCTCAGCACCTCGATCCGTAGGTCCGCAGTCCAATCGGTCACCTGGTTGCCAATCGCCGAAACTGCTGACGATGctcgttgctgctgctgttgccggGTGAATTGGTGTCGCTGACGTTGGTTTCCAAGTCCAGCTAGCTCCGCCGTTAACTCGCCCTTCCTTAATGATGAACCTCCAGGGGCATGATCTCCGCTATTGGAAGTACCTTAAAACTTTCGCAATCCCGTCCGGATTCTGGGTTTCTATGATGATGGTTGACATTtgggattgtttgcaatttAACGTTCGTCGTTCTGTGGGAGAAAATACTGAAGAGACGATAACGATGGTTATTCCTCCAAACAAAGACCAGTGGGAAATGTAGGCTGTCATTTGTTGCGAAGTGAGTCTAAATCCTTCCGAGTCTCCGTCTGCAGCTTGTGGAGATGTTCCATGCTAAGGTTTAATATATCACCACTTTTAGTGATAGTAATTCCATCCAGTGGAAGGTGTATTTGGTTTCCAGATGTGTTCTGAGTTTTGCTATTATACGAAATGTTGATTCGTATTGTGCAGTTTTCGTATTGGATATTTTTCACTATTGGGATTTTTCACTTCACTATGTTCCTGCAGGAATGCATTTTGCATGCAACATTGCATGCAATGTCTTCCGAATAAGATTTTTCACCAGTAGACTATCATTTCACTTCCCATGCGCGAAAGTCCCTATTCGGGCGCCAGTTAAGTTTTTATGAACAGGGAGTTCTTTTCTAAAAAGCTACATGACTAACGTAAGCTAACACAAGACTGATTTATTAAACTTATTCGATTGTAAATTACAGCTCACACTCAGAGTGCTACCTCAGCACCTCGATCCGTAGGTCCGCAGTCCAATCGGTCACCTGGTTgccttgtaaaatgtcatctgcatgtcatttgactaatctgttcataactttcttcagaagttaaattcatatttttttcataatttaatcataattttagatgtactcataacgcttgagtagagctatatttttgttcaagggtacattgctctaaatataacatctaaggctggagagtgaaaactctccaaaatgtcacgtgtcatttgacataatgtcatttgaatgacattttgcctcccactcCCCAGATTACattttacagcaatgtcttgttagacaaagttgtaggcacatttaagcgctatcaGTTCGTCacacatcaaaaatcaatagctaacttctgaaaaaaagtTCTAGGAAAAtgatacaaacgaatgcaaattacattttacaacactgcgagAAGAATCCATTTGAGATCCTGAAAGAAATCCATTTTGGATTCCATATGGAAATAGTTTGGCATTTTGAAAGGAGTCCATTCTGGGTTTCAAAAGGAATCCTGAGGTTTCTTACAGAATAGTTTTTATCAATTTAGCATTTCATTATTGATTCCGATTGGGATtgttttgaaattctaaaggCAATCCTTTTTGGATTCCAAAGAGAATCCACTTGGCATTCCAATGGAAATCTATTTgagtttccaaagggaatctttTTGAAGTTCCATAAGGAATCactctgagattctgaaatccATTCAGGATTTCAAACCTAAATCCGTTCGGGAGTGCTAACagttttgaatttcaaacggaattctttgattctttatggattccaagtggaatttcaaggatttcaaaggaattcattcagggattctaatatatattttaaaatttttttagagtgatttttaagtttttgacaaagttcatcacttaaagGGAAAAATACCATTTGGTATTCCAAACGTAATCCTTTGAGAATTCAGATGTATCCATTTTGAGATCCCTAGCGGAATAtttttgggattctgaacggtgtgtccaaacggaatccttttgtGATCTTAAACGGAATACTTTTGGGATCCCAAACGAAATCCTTTGAAGATtgcgaacagaatccttttcggATTTGAAATGAATCAATTTacgatttccaatggattttcttctggaatttcaataagaattcttttgggttATTAAATTGATTCCTTTTAAGATTACCAGGATGGAATCCTTTTAGGATACTCAGcagaaaaatctgtaaaaaGATTCATCTGAGATTCCAAATGGAGGAAGACTTTTTGGAATTTAAAACGGAATTTAGCATTCAAAAGGAATCTTTTTGAGATCCCGAACAGATTATTTTTATGATTCCGAACGGTATCGTTTTGGGACTCCGATTAGAATCATTTTTGATTCCCTTTGGACTGCAAGCAGAGGACGAATACTTTTGCGAACAGAATACTTTTGGATAGTGAACAGAAACCATTTTAAATTCCAAACAGAATGCttttgggattccaaagggaatcctttcaggatttcaaagagagtccttttgggattctgaaATGAATCCTTTTGGGATACCAAAAGGAATCCTCTCCAAATTTTATTAGGAAAACTTTAGAGATTTTGTGACTACAATAGGAATAATTTAACAATTACGAAGGGTTAGCTTCTGGAATTTCAAATATAATCTTTATAGAATACCAAAGGGAACAATTTTGGAATAACGAAAACATGATCCTGTTTAAGGAATGCGAAAAGATTTAAAAAGAACTTTTTGGGGAAccaaagagtttttttttggaatccaAAAAGATagagtgagtgagagagagagagagagagagagagagagagagagagagagagagagagagagagagagagagaaagatagagtgagtgagagagagagagagagaaagatagagtgagtgagagagagagagaaagataGAGTGAgtgaaagagagagagaaagatagagtgagtgagagagagagagaaagagtgagtgagtgagagagagagagaaagatagagtgagtgagtgagagagagagagagaaagatagagtgagtgagtgagagagagagagagaaagatagagtgagtgagtgagagagagagagagaaagatagagtgagtgagagaga
The nucleotide sequence above comes from Armigeres subalbatus isolate Guangzhou_Male chromosome 3, GZ_Asu_2, whole genome shotgun sequence. Encoded proteins:
- the LOC134220831 gene encoding uncharacterized protein LOC134220831 produces the protein MAKCGIKPEVDIGAPILFVDNILHSTKLVNDIRRQREIAKENKQLLKRINKINRTEGFLGLHYDYKPPKPLNLESRKAASRKVQHENLEMLGRILDVHPEINAAEQEKFYQTMIQYRNICTKFLEKHQTKQSESRSSGCPCIIMEFFERKDRKLGQIRIVTTQSAIIDQLRRNRINCINGSIYRVYQGQYIVIRGHFDVPDSEQVLRKQLLKHVPRGSLLRAAINDQPAFMITLKKFDRLANCEVLGTVDDASMKVLDLINYYGTVYGRTVEPLNFRCKLQG